In a single window of the Salvelinus alpinus chromosome 15, SLU_Salpinus.1, whole genome shotgun sequence genome:
- the LOC139539592 gene encoding kelch-like protein 26 isoform X2: MAESDGGDFASNRPQNSMANKNSTLRCTFSAPSHSATLLQGLSVLRAQGQLLDVVLAINEERFQVHKAVLASSSDYFRAMFTGGMRESNQDTIELKGLSARGLKHIIDFAYSAEVTLDLDCIQDVLGAAVFLQMVPVVDLCEEFLKSAMSVETCLNIGQMATTFNLTSLKESVDTFTFRHFLQIAEEEDFLHIPMERLVFFLQSNKLKNCSEIDLFHAAIRWLQHDEARRAGVNEVLCHVRFPLMPSSELVDSVQTVDIMVEDVLCRQYLLEAFNYQILPFRQHKMQSPRTVIRSDVVSLITFGGTPYTDNDRTVSSKVFYLPDIAARQFKELTEMETGSSHACVSVLDNFVYVVGGQHLQYRSGEGAVDISFRYDPHLSKWLRIQPMQEGRIQFHLNALQGQLYATGGRNRSGSLSSVECYCPKKNEWTYVEPLKRRIWGHAGTPCGDKLYISGGYGVSVDDKKTLHCYDPTSDQWDFKSPMNEPRVLHAMISAKDRVYCLGGRMDHVDRCFDVLAVEYYIPENDQWTTVSPMRTGQSEAGCCLLDKKIYIVGGYNWHLNNVTSIVQVYNTEADEWERDLHFPESFAGIACTPIILPQTTTQR; this comes from the exons ATGGCGGAATCGGATGGTGGGGATTTCGCCTCGAATCGTCCACAGAACAG TATGGCTAACAAGAATAGCACCCTGCGTTGCACGTTCTCAGCCCCAAGCCATAGCGCCACTCTCCTACAGGGCTTGTCGGTCCTGCGAGCCCAGGGGCAGCTCCTGGATGTGGTGCTGGCCATCAATGAGGAGCGCTTCCAGGTTCACAAGGCAGTGCTGGCCTCCAGCAGTGACTACTTCAG AGCCATGTTCACTGGAGGCATGAGGGAGTCAAACCAGGACACCATTGAGCTGAAGGGCTTGTCTGCCCGCGGCCTGAAACACATAATTGACTTTGCCTACAGCGCAGAGGTCACACTTGACCTGGACTGCATTCAAGACGTACTGGGAGCAGCAGTCTTTCTACAGATGGTCCCAGTCGTTGACCTCTGCGAAGAATTCCTCAAGTCGGCTATGAGCGTAGAGACCTGCCTGAACATCGGCCAGATGGCCACCACCTTCAACCTGACCTCCCTCAAGGAGTCTGTGGACACCTTCACCTTCCGCCACTTCCTGCAGATTGCCGAGGAGGAAGACTTCCTGCACATCCCCATGGAGCGCCTGGTCTTCTTCCTGCAGAGCAACAAGCTGAAGAACTGCAGCGAGATTGACCTGTTCCACGCTGCCATCCGCTGGCTGCAGCACGACGAGGCCCGCCGAGCTGGTGTAAACGAGGTCCTCTGCCACGTGCGATTCCCCCTCATGCCCTCCTCGGAGCTGGTGGACAGTGTGCAGACGGTGGACATCATGGTGGAGGACGTGCTGTGCAGGCAGTACCTCCTGGAGGCCTTCAACTACCAGATCCTCCCATTCCGTCAGCACAAGATGCAGTCCCCGCGGACCGTGATCCGCTCCGACGTGGTTTCGCTAATTACCTTTGGCGGGACACCCTACACTGACAACGATCGCACTGTGAGCAGTAAGGTGTTCTATCTCCCAGACATTGCAGCGCGTCAGTTCAAGGAACTAACGGAGATGGAGACAGGATCCAGCCACGCCTGTGTATCAGTGCTGGACAACTTTGTGTACGTAGTCGGCGGGCAGCACCTGCAATACCGCAGCGGTGAAGGGGCAGTGGACATCAGCTTCCGGTACGACCCACACCTGAGCAAATGGCTGCGTATCCAGCCAATGCAGGAGGGGCGTATTCAGTTCCACCTCAACGCTCTTCAAGGACAACTCTACGCCACTGGGGGGCGCAACCGATCTGGAAGTCTGTCGTCCGTAGAGTGCTACTGTCCTAAGAAAAACGAGTGGACCTACGTGGAACCACTGAAACGCAGAATCTGGGGCCATGCAGGAACTCCCTGTGGCGACAAGCTCTACATCTCAGGGGGTTACGGTGTCTCAGTGGATGATAAAAAAACCCTGCACTGTTACGATCCCACGTCTGACCAATGGGATTTCAAATCGCCTATGAACGAGCCCAGAGTGCTTCATGCTATGATCAGTGCCAAAGACCGTGTTTACTGCCTGGGCGGTCGCATGGACCACGTGGATCGCTGCTTTGACGTCCTGGCAGTTGAGTATTATATTCCAGAGAATGACCAGTGGACCACTGTTAGCCCCATGCGAACAGGGCAATCTGAGGCAGGCTGCTGCTTGTTGGATAAAAAGATCTATATTGTTGGAGGGTACAATTGGCATCTAAATAATGTCACAAGCATTGTGCAAGTGTACAACACAGAGGCTGATGAGTGGGAGAGGGATTTGCACTTTCCTGAGTCTTTTGCAGGAATTGCGTGTACGCCGATCATACTTCCACAAACCACCACGCAACGGTAA
- the LOC139539630 gene encoding CREB-regulated transcription coactivator 1-like isoform X2 produces the protein MASSNNPRKFSEKIALHNQKQAEETAAFEEVMKDLNITRAARLQLQKTQYLQLGQNRGQYYGGSLPNVNQIGNSNIDLPFQNSTLDSSRSTRHHGLVDRVYRDRNRITSPHRRPLSVDKHGRQIDSCPYGSVYLSPPPDTSWRRTNSDSALHQSAMNPVPQDSFAGGSQELQPKQVLLLTVPGTEESESHADKDTQWGNKKNDSRPKSCEVPGINIFPSPDQEVNTSLIPATLNTGGSLPDLTNIQFPPPLPTPLDTGDTLVFPSLSTSNSTGNLTTNLTLLGISAASHVIPTTSQPTMTAQRRQSTLVPLTLNAEPQQSPQQLSPTLSPPLNIQAVAMDALTLEQQLSQYAFFSQLTAQSQAQVLNDLQQQALPQGIRLITLPLATTTASTATQSSPVSQIATTVNINSHIPVVGSIFGDSFYDQQLASRQTNALSHQLEQFNMIENPISSNSLYSQCSTLNYTQAAMMGLTGSSLHHSQPLGYGSHGNIPNIILTVTGESPPSLSKELTNSLAGVGDVSFDADSQFPLDELKIDPLTLDGLHMLNDPDMVLADTATEDTFRMDRL, from the exons ATGGCGAGTTCAAACAATCCACGTAAATTTAGCGAGAAAATCGCTTTACATAATCAGAAACAGGCCGAAGAGACTGCGGCTTTCGAAGAGGTGATGAAAGACCTAAACATTACTAGAGCTGCACGG TTGCAGTTACAGAAGACCCAGTATTTGCAACTAGGGCAGAATCGCGGACAGTACTATGGAGGCTCACTGCCCAATGTCAATCAGATTGGAAATAGCAACATTGACCTGCCTTTTCAG AATTCCACCTTGGACAGCAGTCGGTCGACCAGGCATCACGGGCTGGTGGACCGCGTTTACCGCGATCGGAACCGCATCACCTCCCCGCACCGCCGGCCCCTCTCTGTGGACAAACATGGCCGCCAG ATTGACAGCTGCCCCTATGGCTCAGTGTACCTCTCACCCCCACCGGATACCAGTTGGAGGAG GACGAACTCAGACTCAGCCCTACACCAGAGCGCCATGAACCCTGTGCCCCAGGACTCATTTGCAGGGGGTTCACAAGAGCTCCAGCCTAAACAAG TGCTGCTCCTTACAGTTCCTGGGACTGAGGAGTCTGAATCACACGCAGACAAGGATACACAGTGGGGTAACAAAAAG AATGACTCAAGACCCAAGTCTTGTGAAGTCCCTGGGATCAA TATATTTCCATCACCTGATCAGGAAGTGAACACGTCATTGATCCCGGCCACTCTCAACACAGGAGGCTCCCTGCCCGATCTGACCAATATCCAGTTCCCCCCACCACTGCCCACTCCGCTGGACACGGGCGACACATTGGTGTTTCCTTCCCTTAGCACCTCCAACAGCACGGGCAACCTGACCACCAACCTCACCCTCCTAGGCATCAGTGCTGCCAGCCACG TCATCCCAACCACCTCTCAGCCTACCATGACGGCCCAGCGCAGGCAGTCCACCCTGGTCCCCCTAACCCTAAACGCCGAACCACAGCAGTCACCGCAGCAGCTCTCCCCCACCCTATCGCCCCCTCTCAACATCCAG GCAGTGGCGATGGATGCCTTGACTCTGGAGCAGCAGCTATCCCAGTATGCCTTCTTTAGCCAGCTGACAGCGCAGTCCCAGGCCCAAGTGCTCAATGACCTGCAGCAGCAAGCCCTGCCCCAGGGCATCAGGTTAATCACCCTGCCCCTGGCCACCACCACTGCCTCCACAGCCACCCAGTCCTCCCCAGTCAGCCAGATCGCGACGACTGTCAACATCAACTCG CACATTCCAGTGGTGGGCAGTATATTTGGGGATTCTTTCTACGACCAGCAGCTAGCATCAAGGCAGACCAACGCTCTCTCCCATCAG CTCGAACAGTTCAATATGATTGAGAACCCGATCAGCTCCAATAGCCTGTACAGCCAGTGCTCCACCCTCAACTACACACAAGCAGCTATGATGGGCCTCACAGGGAGCAGCCTGCACCACTCCCAGCCATTGGGCTACGGTAGCCATGGCAACATCCCAAACATCATCCTCACAG TGACAGGCGAGTCTCCACCCAGCCTCTCTAAGGAGTTAACCAACTCACTGGCCGGCGTCGGAGATGTCAGCTTCGACGCGGACTCTCAGTTCCCATTGGACGAGCTGAAGATCGACCCCCTCACCCTGGATGGACTGCACATGCTCAATGACCCCGACATGGTTCTGGCCGACACTGCCACTGAGGACACGTTTAGGATGGATAGGCTGTAA
- the LOC139539592 gene encoding kelch-like protein 26 isoform X4, with protein MFTGGMRESNQDTIELKGLSARGLKHIIDFAYSAEVTLDLDCIQDVLGAAVFLQMVPVVDLCEEFLKSAMSVETCLNIGQMATTFNLTSLKESVDTFTFRHFLQIAEEEDFLHIPMERLVFFLQSNKLKNCSEIDLFHAAIRWLQHDEARRAGVNEVLCHVRFPLMPSSELVDSVQTVDIMVEDVLCRQYLLEAFNYQILPFRQHKMQSPRTVIRSDVVSLITFGGTPYTDNDRTVSSKVFYLPDIAARQFKELTEMETGSSHACVSVLDNFVYVVGGQHLQYRSGEGAVDISFRYDPHLSKWLRIQPMQEGRIQFHLNALQGQLYATGGRNRSGSLSSVECYCPKKNEWTYVEPLKRRIWGHAGTPCGDKLYISGGYGVSVDDKKTLHCYDPTSDQWDFKSPMNEPRVLHAMISAKDRVYCLGGRMDHVDRCFDVLAVEYYIPENDQWTTVSPMRTGQSEAGCCLLDKKIYIVGGYNWHLNNVTSIVQVYNTEADEWERDLHFPESFAGIACTPIILPQTTTQR; from the coding sequence ATGTTCACTGGAGGCATGAGGGAGTCAAACCAGGACACCATTGAGCTGAAGGGCTTGTCTGCCCGCGGCCTGAAACACATAATTGACTTTGCCTACAGCGCAGAGGTCACACTTGACCTGGACTGCATTCAAGACGTACTGGGAGCAGCAGTCTTTCTACAGATGGTCCCAGTCGTTGACCTCTGCGAAGAATTCCTCAAGTCGGCTATGAGCGTAGAGACCTGCCTGAACATCGGCCAGATGGCCACCACCTTCAACCTGACCTCCCTCAAGGAGTCTGTGGACACCTTCACCTTCCGCCACTTCCTGCAGATTGCCGAGGAGGAAGACTTCCTGCACATCCCCATGGAGCGCCTGGTCTTCTTCCTGCAGAGCAACAAGCTGAAGAACTGCAGCGAGATTGACCTGTTCCACGCTGCCATCCGCTGGCTGCAGCACGACGAGGCCCGCCGAGCTGGTGTAAACGAGGTCCTCTGCCACGTGCGATTCCCCCTCATGCCCTCCTCGGAGCTGGTGGACAGTGTGCAGACGGTGGACATCATGGTGGAGGACGTGCTGTGCAGGCAGTACCTCCTGGAGGCCTTCAACTACCAGATCCTCCCATTCCGTCAGCACAAGATGCAGTCCCCGCGGACCGTGATCCGCTCCGACGTGGTTTCGCTAATTACCTTTGGCGGGACACCCTACACTGACAACGATCGCACTGTGAGCAGTAAGGTGTTCTATCTCCCAGACATTGCAGCGCGTCAGTTCAAGGAACTAACGGAGATGGAGACAGGATCCAGCCACGCCTGTGTATCAGTGCTGGACAACTTTGTGTACGTAGTCGGCGGGCAGCACCTGCAATACCGCAGCGGTGAAGGGGCAGTGGACATCAGCTTCCGGTACGACCCACACCTGAGCAAATGGCTGCGTATCCAGCCAATGCAGGAGGGGCGTATTCAGTTCCACCTCAACGCTCTTCAAGGACAACTCTACGCCACTGGGGGGCGCAACCGATCTGGAAGTCTGTCGTCCGTAGAGTGCTACTGTCCTAAGAAAAACGAGTGGACCTACGTGGAACCACTGAAACGCAGAATCTGGGGCCATGCAGGAACTCCCTGTGGCGACAAGCTCTACATCTCAGGGGGTTACGGTGTCTCAGTGGATGATAAAAAAACCCTGCACTGTTACGATCCCACGTCTGACCAATGGGATTTCAAATCGCCTATGAACGAGCCCAGAGTGCTTCATGCTATGATCAGTGCCAAAGACCGTGTTTACTGCCTGGGCGGTCGCATGGACCACGTGGATCGCTGCTTTGACGTCCTGGCAGTTGAGTATTATATTCCAGAGAATGACCAGTGGACCACTGTTAGCCCCATGCGAACAGGGCAATCTGAGGCAGGCTGCTGCTTGTTGGATAAAAAGATCTATATTGTTGGAGGGTACAATTGGCATCTAAATAATGTCACAAGCATTGTGCAAGTGTACAACACAGAGGCTGATGAGTGGGAGAGGGATTTGCACTTTCCTGAGTCTTTTGCAGGAATTGCGTGTACGCCGATCATACTTCCACAAACCACCACGCAACGGTAA
- the LOC139539630 gene encoding CREB-regulated transcription coactivator 1-like isoform X1 — protein MASSNNPRKFSEKIALHNQKQAEETAAFEEVMKDLNITRAARLQLQKTQYLQLGQNRGQYYGGSLPNVNQIGNSNIDLPFQNSTLDSSRSTRHHGLVDRVYRDRNRITSPHRRPLSVDKHGRQIDSCPYGSVYLSPPPDTSWRRTNSDSALHQSAMNPVPQDSFAGGSQELQPKQVLLLTVPGTEESESHADKDTQWGNKKNDSRPKSCEVPGINIFPSPDQEVNTSLIPATLNTGGSLPDLTNIQFPPPLPTPLDTGDTLVFPSLSTSNSTGNLTTNLTLLGISAASHVIPTTSQPTMTAQRRQSTLVPLTLNAEPQQSPQQLSPTLSPPLNIQAVAMDALTLEQQLSQYAFFSQLTAQSQAQVLNDLQQQALPQGIRLITLPLATTTASTATQSSPVSQIATTVNINSYRNQTGSPANQSPTSPVSNQGFSPGGSPQHIPVVGSIFGDSFYDQQLASRQTNALSHQLEQFNMIENPISSNSLYSQCSTLNYTQAAMMGLTGSSLHHSQPLGYGSHGNIPNIILTVTGESPPSLSKELTNSLAGVGDVSFDADSQFPLDELKIDPLTLDGLHMLNDPDMVLADTATEDTFRMDRL, from the exons ATGGCGAGTTCAAACAATCCACGTAAATTTAGCGAGAAAATCGCTTTACATAATCAGAAACAGGCCGAAGAGACTGCGGCTTTCGAAGAGGTGATGAAAGACCTAAACATTACTAGAGCTGCACGG TTGCAGTTACAGAAGACCCAGTATTTGCAACTAGGGCAGAATCGCGGACAGTACTATGGAGGCTCACTGCCCAATGTCAATCAGATTGGAAATAGCAACATTGACCTGCCTTTTCAG AATTCCACCTTGGACAGCAGTCGGTCGACCAGGCATCACGGGCTGGTGGACCGCGTTTACCGCGATCGGAACCGCATCACCTCCCCGCACCGCCGGCCCCTCTCTGTGGACAAACATGGCCGCCAG ATTGACAGCTGCCCCTATGGCTCAGTGTACCTCTCACCCCCACCGGATACCAGTTGGAGGAG GACGAACTCAGACTCAGCCCTACACCAGAGCGCCATGAACCCTGTGCCCCAGGACTCATTTGCAGGGGGTTCACAAGAGCTCCAGCCTAAACAAG TGCTGCTCCTTACAGTTCCTGGGACTGAGGAGTCTGAATCACACGCAGACAAGGATACACAGTGGGGTAACAAAAAG AATGACTCAAGACCCAAGTCTTGTGAAGTCCCTGGGATCAA TATATTTCCATCACCTGATCAGGAAGTGAACACGTCATTGATCCCGGCCACTCTCAACACAGGAGGCTCCCTGCCCGATCTGACCAATATCCAGTTCCCCCCACCACTGCCCACTCCGCTGGACACGGGCGACACATTGGTGTTTCCTTCCCTTAGCACCTCCAACAGCACGGGCAACCTGACCACCAACCTCACCCTCCTAGGCATCAGTGCTGCCAGCCACG TCATCCCAACCACCTCTCAGCCTACCATGACGGCCCAGCGCAGGCAGTCCACCCTGGTCCCCCTAACCCTAAACGCCGAACCACAGCAGTCACCGCAGCAGCTCTCCCCCACCCTATCGCCCCCTCTCAACATCCAG GCAGTGGCGATGGATGCCTTGACTCTGGAGCAGCAGCTATCCCAGTATGCCTTCTTTAGCCAGCTGACAGCGCAGTCCCAGGCCCAAGTGCTCAATGACCTGCAGCAGCAAGCCCTGCCCCAGGGCATCAGGTTAATCACCCTGCCCCTGGCCACCACCACTGCCTCCACAGCCACCCAGTCCTCCCCAGTCAGCCAGATCGCGACGACTGTCAACATCAACTCG TACCGCAATCAGACTGGCTCTCCGGCCAATCAGTCTCCAACCTCCCCAGTCTCCAATCAAGGCTTCTCCCCTGGCGGCTCGCCTCAA CACATTCCAGTGGTGGGCAGTATATTTGGGGATTCTTTCTACGACCAGCAGCTAGCATCAAGGCAGACCAACGCTCTCTCCCATCAG CTCGAACAGTTCAATATGATTGAGAACCCGATCAGCTCCAATAGCCTGTACAGCCAGTGCTCCACCCTCAACTACACACAAGCAGCTATGATGGGCCTCACAGGGAGCAGCCTGCACCACTCCCAGCCATTGGGCTACGGTAGCCATGGCAACATCCCAAACATCATCCTCACAG TGACAGGCGAGTCTCCACCCAGCCTCTCTAAGGAGTTAACCAACTCACTGGCCGGCGTCGGAGATGTCAGCTTCGACGCGGACTCTCAGTTCCCATTGGACGAGCTGAAGATCGACCCCCTCACCCTGGATGGACTGCACATGCTCAATGACCCCGACATGGTTCTGGCCGACACTGCCACTGAGGACACGTTTAGGATGGATAGGCTGTAA
- the LOC139539592 gene encoding kelch-like protein 26 isoform X3: protein MANKNSTLRCTFSAPSHSATLLQGLSVLRAQGQLLDVVLAINEERFQVHKAVLASSSDYFRAMFTGGMRESNQDTIELKGLSARGLKHIIDFAYSAEVTLDLDCIQDVLGAAVFLQMVPVVDLCEEFLKSAMSVETCLNIGQMATTFNLTSLKESVDTFTFRHFLQIAEEEDFLHIPMERLVFFLQSNKLKNCSEIDLFHAAIRWLQHDEARRAGVNEVLCHVRFPLMPSSELVDSVQTVDIMVEDVLCRQYLLEAFNYQILPFRQHKMQSPRTVIRSDVVSLITFGGTPYTDNDRTVSSKVFYLPDIAARQFKELTEMETGSSHACVSVLDNFVYVVGGQHLQYRSGEGAVDISFRYDPHLSKWLRIQPMQEGRIQFHLNALQGQLYATGGRNRSGSLSSVECYCPKKNEWTYVEPLKRRIWGHAGTPCGDKLYISGGYGVSVDDKKTLHCYDPTSDQWDFKSPMNEPRVLHAMISAKDRVYCLGGRMDHVDRCFDVLAVEYYIPENDQWTTVSPMRTGQSEAGCCLLDKKIYIVGGYNWHLNNVTSIVQVYNTEADEWERDLHFPESFAGIACTPIILPQTTTQR from the exons ATGGCTAACAAGAATAGCACCCTGCGTTGCACGTTCTCAGCCCCAAGCCATAGCGCCACTCTCCTACAGGGCTTGTCGGTCCTGCGAGCCCAGGGGCAGCTCCTGGATGTGGTGCTGGCCATCAATGAGGAGCGCTTCCAGGTTCACAAGGCAGTGCTGGCCTCCAGCAGTGACTACTTCAG AGCCATGTTCACTGGAGGCATGAGGGAGTCAAACCAGGACACCATTGAGCTGAAGGGCTTGTCTGCCCGCGGCCTGAAACACATAATTGACTTTGCCTACAGCGCAGAGGTCACACTTGACCTGGACTGCATTCAAGACGTACTGGGAGCAGCAGTCTTTCTACAGATGGTCCCAGTCGTTGACCTCTGCGAAGAATTCCTCAAGTCGGCTATGAGCGTAGAGACCTGCCTGAACATCGGCCAGATGGCCACCACCTTCAACCTGACCTCCCTCAAGGAGTCTGTGGACACCTTCACCTTCCGCCACTTCCTGCAGATTGCCGAGGAGGAAGACTTCCTGCACATCCCCATGGAGCGCCTGGTCTTCTTCCTGCAGAGCAACAAGCTGAAGAACTGCAGCGAGATTGACCTGTTCCACGCTGCCATCCGCTGGCTGCAGCACGACGAGGCCCGCCGAGCTGGTGTAAACGAGGTCCTCTGCCACGTGCGATTCCCCCTCATGCCCTCCTCGGAGCTGGTGGACAGTGTGCAGACGGTGGACATCATGGTGGAGGACGTGCTGTGCAGGCAGTACCTCCTGGAGGCCTTCAACTACCAGATCCTCCCATTCCGTCAGCACAAGATGCAGTCCCCGCGGACCGTGATCCGCTCCGACGTGGTTTCGCTAATTACCTTTGGCGGGACACCCTACACTGACAACGATCGCACTGTGAGCAGTAAGGTGTTCTATCTCCCAGACATTGCAGCGCGTCAGTTCAAGGAACTAACGGAGATGGAGACAGGATCCAGCCACGCCTGTGTATCAGTGCTGGACAACTTTGTGTACGTAGTCGGCGGGCAGCACCTGCAATACCGCAGCGGTGAAGGGGCAGTGGACATCAGCTTCCGGTACGACCCACACCTGAGCAAATGGCTGCGTATCCAGCCAATGCAGGAGGGGCGTATTCAGTTCCACCTCAACGCTCTTCAAGGACAACTCTACGCCACTGGGGGGCGCAACCGATCTGGAAGTCTGTCGTCCGTAGAGTGCTACTGTCCTAAGAAAAACGAGTGGACCTACGTGGAACCACTGAAACGCAGAATCTGGGGCCATGCAGGAACTCCCTGTGGCGACAAGCTCTACATCTCAGGGGGTTACGGTGTCTCAGTGGATGATAAAAAAACCCTGCACTGTTACGATCCCACGTCTGACCAATGGGATTTCAAATCGCCTATGAACGAGCCCAGAGTGCTTCATGCTATGATCAGTGCCAAAGACCGTGTTTACTGCCTGGGCGGTCGCATGGACCACGTGGATCGCTGCTTTGACGTCCTGGCAGTTGAGTATTATATTCCAGAGAATGACCAGTGGACCACTGTTAGCCCCATGCGAACAGGGCAATCTGAGGCAGGCTGCTGCTTGTTGGATAAAAAGATCTATATTGTTGGAGGGTACAATTGGCATCTAAATAATGTCACAAGCATTGTGCAAGTGTACAACACAGAGGCTGATGAGTGGGAGAGGGATTTGCACTTTCCTGAGTCTTTTGCAGGAATTGCGTGTACGCCGATCATACTTCCACAAACCACCACGCAACGGTAA
- the LOC139539592 gene encoding kelch-like protein 26 isoform X1, which translates to MVGISPRIVHRTVMGLFSCSMANKNSTLRCTFSAPSHSATLLQGLSVLRAQGQLLDVVLAINEERFQVHKAVLASSSDYFRAMFTGGMRESNQDTIELKGLSARGLKHIIDFAYSAEVTLDLDCIQDVLGAAVFLQMVPVVDLCEEFLKSAMSVETCLNIGQMATTFNLTSLKESVDTFTFRHFLQIAEEEDFLHIPMERLVFFLQSNKLKNCSEIDLFHAAIRWLQHDEARRAGVNEVLCHVRFPLMPSSELVDSVQTVDIMVEDVLCRQYLLEAFNYQILPFRQHKMQSPRTVIRSDVVSLITFGGTPYTDNDRTVSSKVFYLPDIAARQFKELTEMETGSSHACVSVLDNFVYVVGGQHLQYRSGEGAVDISFRYDPHLSKWLRIQPMQEGRIQFHLNALQGQLYATGGRNRSGSLSSVECYCPKKNEWTYVEPLKRRIWGHAGTPCGDKLYISGGYGVSVDDKKTLHCYDPTSDQWDFKSPMNEPRVLHAMISAKDRVYCLGGRMDHVDRCFDVLAVEYYIPENDQWTTVSPMRTGQSEAGCCLLDKKIYIVGGYNWHLNNVTSIVQVYNTEADEWERDLHFPESFAGIACTPIILPQTTTQR; encoded by the exons ATGGTGGGGATTTCGCCTCGAATCGTCCACAGAACAG TGATGGGCCTTTTCTCTTGCAGTATGGCTAACAAGAATAGCACCCTGCGTTGCACGTTCTCAGCCCCAAGCCATAGCGCCACTCTCCTACAGGGCTTGTCGGTCCTGCGAGCCCAGGGGCAGCTCCTGGATGTGGTGCTGGCCATCAATGAGGAGCGCTTCCAGGTTCACAAGGCAGTGCTGGCCTCCAGCAGTGACTACTTCAG AGCCATGTTCACTGGAGGCATGAGGGAGTCAAACCAGGACACCATTGAGCTGAAGGGCTTGTCTGCCCGCGGCCTGAAACACATAATTGACTTTGCCTACAGCGCAGAGGTCACACTTGACCTGGACTGCATTCAAGACGTACTGGGAGCAGCAGTCTTTCTACAGATGGTCCCAGTCGTTGACCTCTGCGAAGAATTCCTCAAGTCGGCTATGAGCGTAGAGACCTGCCTGAACATCGGCCAGATGGCCACCACCTTCAACCTGACCTCCCTCAAGGAGTCTGTGGACACCTTCACCTTCCGCCACTTCCTGCAGATTGCCGAGGAGGAAGACTTCCTGCACATCCCCATGGAGCGCCTGGTCTTCTTCCTGCAGAGCAACAAGCTGAAGAACTGCAGCGAGATTGACCTGTTCCACGCTGCCATCCGCTGGCTGCAGCACGACGAGGCCCGCCGAGCTGGTGTAAACGAGGTCCTCTGCCACGTGCGATTCCCCCTCATGCCCTCCTCGGAGCTGGTGGACAGTGTGCAGACGGTGGACATCATGGTGGAGGACGTGCTGTGCAGGCAGTACCTCCTGGAGGCCTTCAACTACCAGATCCTCCCATTCCGTCAGCACAAGATGCAGTCCCCGCGGACCGTGATCCGCTCCGACGTGGTTTCGCTAATTACCTTTGGCGGGACACCCTACACTGACAACGATCGCACTGTGAGCAGTAAGGTGTTCTATCTCCCAGACATTGCAGCGCGTCAGTTCAAGGAACTAACGGAGATGGAGACAGGATCCAGCCACGCCTGTGTATCAGTGCTGGACAACTTTGTGTACGTAGTCGGCGGGCAGCACCTGCAATACCGCAGCGGTGAAGGGGCAGTGGACATCAGCTTCCGGTACGACCCACACCTGAGCAAATGGCTGCGTATCCAGCCAATGCAGGAGGGGCGTATTCAGTTCCACCTCAACGCTCTTCAAGGACAACTCTACGCCACTGGGGGGCGCAACCGATCTGGAAGTCTGTCGTCCGTAGAGTGCTACTGTCCTAAGAAAAACGAGTGGACCTACGTGGAACCACTGAAACGCAGAATCTGGGGCCATGCAGGAACTCCCTGTGGCGACAAGCTCTACATCTCAGGGGGTTACGGTGTCTCAGTGGATGATAAAAAAACCCTGCACTGTTACGATCCCACGTCTGACCAATGGGATTTCAAATCGCCTATGAACGAGCCCAGAGTGCTTCATGCTATGATCAGTGCCAAAGACCGTGTTTACTGCCTGGGCGGTCGCATGGACCACGTGGATCGCTGCTTTGACGTCCTGGCAGTTGAGTATTATATTCCAGAGAATGACCAGTGGACCACTGTTAGCCCCATGCGAACAGGGCAATCTGAGGCAGGCTGCTGCTTGTTGGATAAAAAGATCTATATTGTTGGAGGGTACAATTGGCATCTAAATAATGTCACAAGCATTGTGCAAGTGTACAACACAGAGGCTGATGAGTGGGAGAGGGATTTGCACTTTCCTGAGTCTTTTGCAGGAATTGCGTGTACGCCGATCATACTTCCACAAACCACCACGCAACGGTAA